The sequence below is a genomic window from Mycobacterium spongiae.
ACTGCACAAGAACTGGACGCCTTGCGGGTACCGCGACTGGAATTACCGACGATCTCCGACGGCGTCGACCTCGGCAGCCTCTACGAGCTGTCGGAATCGCTTGCACACCAGGGAGTTCGATGAGTAGCAAACCGGAAACCCTTGATATGGGTTCGATCCTGGCCGACACATCCAACCGTGTCGTGGTGTGCTGCGGCGCCGGCGGTGTCGGCAAGACCACGACCGCCGCAGCTATGGCATTGCGTGCTGCTGAATATGGCCGCACTGTAGTGGTTTTGACCATCGACCCGGCCAAGCGACTGGCACAAGCATTGGGGGTCAACGACCTTGGCAATTCACCGCAACGCGTACCACTGGCGCCCGAGGCGCGCGGCGAGCTACACGCGATGATGCTCGACATGCGCCGCACGTTCGATGAGATGGTGATCCAATACTCCGGATCGGAACGGGCGCAAGCAATTCTGGACAACCAGTTTTACCAGACCGTCGCCACATCGCTTGCAGGAACCCAGGAATACATGGCCATGGAGAAGCTGGGCCAGCTGCTCGCCCAAGACCGCTGGGATCTAGTGGTGGTGGACACTCCGCCATCGCGCAACGCTCTGGATTTCTTGGACGCGCCCAAAAGATTGGGCAGCTTCATGGATAGCCGGCTATGGCGGCTGCTGCTCGCGCCCGGGCGGGGCATCGGGCGACTGGTCACCGGCGCGATGGGACTAGCCATGAAGGCGCTGTCCACCGTGCTCGGCTCCAAGATGCTGGGCGATGCGGCGGCGTTCGTGCAATCGCTGGACGCCACTTTCGGCGGCTTCCGGGAGAAGGCTGATCGGACCTACGCGCTGTTGAAACGGCGCGGCACTCAGTTCGTCGTAGTGTCGGCAGCCGAACCGGACGCACTGCGCGAGGCGGCCTTCTTCGTCGACCGACTGTCCCAAGAGAACATGCCTCTCGCAGGGCTCGTCTTGAACCGCACCCACCCGACGTTGTGCTCATTGCCGATCGAGCGGGCGATCGACGCTACCGAGACATTGGAGGCCGACACCACCGACTCGGAGGCCGCGTCGCTGACGGCGGCCGTGCTCCGGATCCATGCCGACCGTGGGCAGACCGCCAAACGGGAGGTCCGGCTGCTGTCCCGCTTCACTGGCGCCAACCCCCAC
It includes:
- a CDS encoding ArsA family ATPase, with the protein product MSSKPETLDMGSILADTSNRVVVCCGAGGVGKTTTAAAMALRAAEYGRTVVVLTIDPAKRLAQALGVNDLGNSPQRVPLAPEARGELHAMMLDMRRTFDEMVIQYSGSERAQAILDNQFYQTVATSLAGTQEYMAMEKLGQLLAQDRWDLVVVDTPPSRNALDFLDAPKRLGSFMDSRLWRLLLAPGRGIGRLVTGAMGLAMKALSTVLGSKMLGDAAAFVQSLDATFGGFREKADRTYALLKRRGTQFVVVSAAEPDALREAAFFVDRLSQENMPLAGLVLNRTHPTLCSLPIERAIDATETLEADTTDSEAASLTAAVLRIHADRGQTAKREVRLLSRFTGANPHVPVIGVPSLPFDVSDLDALRALADQITSVGDDAGRIAAR